The Ananas comosus cultivar F153 linkage group 20, ASM154086v1, whole genome shotgun sequence region attaaatgttAGATGATAATTTCATTTATATTAGTATTTGAGGTTAGTTACATATAACCACAATTATGTCCATACAATTCAATTAACTACAATTAATGTAGGGATCTTTAGATTTTGTTGAAACCTGCGTAGAAATATTGACTAAGTTGTTTAAATAAATACCAAGTACTgtatatatttacatatgttATTAGATAATCTATATCCCAGGAAAAACTTAATTAACACTTGTTCTTAAAATGCATGCGTGCACTAGTGAATTTTcataaaagtttataaaaaaaaagcgcatcaaattaataatgcacaAATGAATGCCATTAATCTTTCGCTCTCATTTAATTAATCAACCAAAAATTAACTTGAAAGTGATTATAACTCTTTTCAGTATTGAATAAGTGAAAGGTCTAAACTACGTACATATATAGCTCTCTTTctaggtaattaattaattattcaatagAAACACACACATATCAATAGttgatccaaatccaaatcaacaaTAATTTCAATTTGACTCACCTAATCTTTTgaagtttctattttttttctacccCAATTTAATTTGGTCTTATCCCCACATTTCAAAATAGCGTGTTTGTATAATATATAGTGACTTATAGATACATGCACACATCAATCAATTCAAAAACAACAAATCGCCATCCAATGTGGGAAAAGGTTTTATTTATAAGAGTTTTATGCGATCGAATCCATTAATTTATCACACCTCTCTCTTTCCCAACAACTAACCACCTCTCAATTAATTCACCGCTTCGATCGCCAAATTCTCCACCCTTGCTTACGCACCAAGCGCATGCATCGATCGTGCACACCctattatatagtattaaatttataatattatatcaaaaattaatttataaatcgaacaaaatttttttctatacaacttaattttagaatttttttgtgCGAAGATAATATGGTCTCAAGACTTAAAGCCGTTTTAATCTATACACTTTTTAAGTTTCTTAGTAATAGCTGTTTCATTGAGAATAACATCATTTTAATAAAAGTGACTGCTCGTGGCTTAAGTAATAATTAAAGAGTTTGATAATTGATATACGAGATCCTAAGTTCGAAGCTTAATTTCTTTATAAttctagctaagtttacttaaaaaaaatatcaaagtaTTAAAACTTGAGACTTTCACCTTTTATATGTATTACaccaatccttttttttttaatacaactGTTTCGACATAAAATTATTATGTTATATCAATTTTCATCATTTTACATAGCTTATTAGGACtgattagattttgattttaataaatttataaatcatatgtgtgtgtgtatatatatatatatacagtaaatTACACTCTAATTATTTCCTATTTACGAAAGAATTAATGTACGGATGCATCAGGTGCACGCAATAATTTCTCGGCTTTTCTCATTCAAACACTATAAAATCCCTCCCCCGCACTCCCAACTCACTACTACTAAACCAAAACAAACCAAAACTTAGCCATGTCGACGAGCCCAAACCCTTCCCTAGAGCTCTCGGGCTCACTCGACCTGCTCAAACACGTCAAGCTCAACTACCACTCCATATTCAACcgcttcctcttctttctcctcctcatGTTCATGGCCTCGCGCCTCTCCTGCAACAATTTTCTACGTATTTCCGTAGTTTTTTTATACATCGCAACACTTTACGTAAAAACGCGGCCTCGCGCCGTATACCTTATCGACTTCGCCTGCTATAAGCCGCCGTTCTGGTGCCGGGTACCGAACGCGTCGTTTCTGGAGCATTCTCGGGAGATCATCGGCGAGGACCGCGCCAATTTCATGATGAGGGTTTTGGAACGCTCCGGGCTCGGCGAGGAGACCGCGTTGCCTCCGCTGGCACATTACATCCCCCCCGAGGCATCGTTGGGCGGATCGCGCGACGAGTCGGAGCTCATTATATTCACGGCCGTCGACGATCTGTTTCAGAAGACGGGGGTCGACCCTAAGGACATCAACGTCGTCGTCGTCAACTGCAATAGCTTCGCGCCGATGCCGTCGCTCGCGTCGATGATCGTGAACCGGTACAAGCTCCGGGCCGACGTCCGGAGCTTCAATTTGTCCGGCATGGGGTGCTCGGCGAGCCCGATATCGATCGGGCTCGCGAGGGACATCCTCCGAGTGCAGCCTGACTCGACTGTTCTGGTACTacgtgaaacaaccgttatattTATTATCTAGGTAGACGTGTTCTCACACTATTATTAATGAGTACTAAAGAacggtgttttaatattttatgctcACCAGGTATTCTCTACGGAGATCATCGTATCTCCGGCCTGGTACACCGGCACGCAACGCTCGATGCTGATCCCCAACTGCCTGTTCCGAATGGGCGGCGCCGCGATCCTCCTCTCGAACCGCCCCCGTCACCGCGCCGATGCCAAGTACCGGCTCCACCACGTTGTCAGGACACACATCGGGGCCGACGACAAGGCGTACAAGTGCTTGTACCAAGTCGAGGACGCCGACGGGAGGCTCGGGATCTCCCTTTCGAAGGAGGTGATGCCGATCTCCGGCCAGGCGATGAAACGGCACTTGATTGAGCTGGGACAGTTTGTGCTTCCCTGGTGGGAGCAGCTGCTCTTCGTCGCAACGCTCCTCCGACGGAGCCTCATCGACCCCAAGGCGAAGGTATTCTACGATAATCGTTTTTctctaaaatcttaaaaattacCATTGCATGGtggtaaaattattttcacgtGATAAAGCTGCGAGCCTGGTACAAAGATGTAAAATAACAAGCAAAGTAAACGacaaataagttttttttttttttactaactaagaacggtgttttaatatttatactcaACAGGTTTATACTCCGGAGTTCAGAAAGGCATTTGAGCACATATGCGTGCATGCAGGTGGTCGCGCGGTGATTGATGAAGTGCAGATGAATTTAGGGTTGTCGGCGGAGCAGGTGGAGGCCTCGCGTATGGCGCTGCACCGCTTCGGTGCGTAATAAGGGACAACCGTcaactatttttctcaaaaaacttaaactattaacgtatctatattttaaatatttaataaccTATTCGGTAAATACAAAACTCATATTTATTAAGGTTATAGAGTACGTACATTTTTTGTTCTTAAATAATAGTGCTTGCCTCTATCTTCCTAAACAgagaaaaaaagggggaaatggttgacttttaaataggatctaactcaaaatctcctctaatATTTGTGAACCAACCATTTTTTATACAAACTTAAGTTTTACGTAGACTTTGAGGAATATAACAAATGATCACGTGAGGAGCATGAAGATACTAAACTCAGAGAAAGTCAGCCTATAGTGCTTTtggaagcatatatatatatatatatatatatagttgagttagaATGCTATCCGTAATAAACGGGCTTCGTtaccatccatttgttttcgatgatggaactttcaaatcgataatcggtatcgttgaatatgatctatatcatttgaagaatctagaaatcaaattttaaatattttcgacatcattgacctaatgattgaagggttttcaaaatttgtaattttaatgatcgatatgaagcgttttctcgtttaacggtgtaaagctatccaaatcaattgaattttagttagaaaattctttaaactatttagaacaagatctatactctcgatcttgattacaaaatttctatcatcacattttttagaggatattcatttcagccGTGTCATTTTTACGCCGGGCGGGGGGGAGGCCGGTGTGGAAGTTTGAGTGAATTGGCAAGAGAGGACCCATATCGAAAAAGCAATGAAATTGTTTCTATGATATTTCATGGTagtagatcattttcaacggtaccgatcgcgATTAGGAGGCTCGCAGATTATCGGAAAACAATATGGTTGGGCAACGGAGCTCCGTTTGCTACTGGATAGTATCCACGCAgcgcaactatatatatatatataaggtatatagtaatatatatagggTAGGTAGTAGATAATAGTAGGTATAGAGTAGGTGAGTAAGGTAATGTGAgtatagagtatatatatatatactattaatggcaccaagtcattagtgctatttgattttcggctcttggataaatgaatgtgcggttaggatgatagtggtcccttaaggttgagtgggtggtcggttgaatagtatgatttaacgaattaaaatggtcaaaaaatagatctaacggctaaaaatttggtagcaccaggtgcttggtgctattgatataTAGCATAGTATATGGTTGtgctaaaatactattaatagtatgatACTAtctattttgtaaaaattgaATGCGTAGGGTTTAAGTAGGTGGTTGATATAATAGTAATGATTCAAGGTTGAAAAGTGAATAGTTTGTACTTTCACTAATATCCTAGTTGAActatataaatgtatatatatatattgaagttCTAAGATAacggtgttttaatattttatatttaactgcAACAGGTAACACATCGAGCAGCTCGGTGTGGTACGAGCTGAGCTACATGGAGGCGAAGGGGAGGATGAAGAAGGGGGACAGGGTGTGGCAAATAGGGTTAGGGAGTGGCTTCAAATGCAACAGCTCCGTGTGGGAATGTGTTAAAGCCATGGACAAGGTCGATCAAGGTCCATGGTCGGGTTGCATTGATAGGTACCCTGTGGAGGTGCCCGAAGTGCTCAAATTCTAAGTTCTAAATTAAACAACCCCAACACATGCATATACATATCTAGAAGAATGTCGTgtgcaattaaaaaaattactttgtaataataaaaattatatcaatcTAAATTTTACTATCATCTACTCATGAAAATCACTCAGCATTAATcttatatgcatgcatgcatggcgCATGCATATGCATATCTAGAATAATGCTGGGTGCACTTTCACGAGTcaaaaactattttataattttgataataaaaattatcgcaatttaaattttattatcatcTTCATGTGAAAGTGACTCGACATTATTCTTATGTGTATGCATGGCTTTCATTATTGCcacttaattaaatattaaaaaagggCAGGTAAGAATGAATGGACcttatttgaaatatgttgCATTTTGAAAGGGATACCTAGACTTTAAATAATGTAATTAGTGTGGATCACTATAATTCGTGCGATCCAGTGTTTTTAAATCAAAACCTGAATGGTGTTTTCACATATTTGATTGAAATTGTTATGAGATGAAAACTGTACATGTAGGGTTTTTTATTGTTGCAATTGTTAAATTCAAAGAGAACTCCATAAAATTTAGTGAGAATTTAtcctaaataaaaaaactaaaacagaTAGTGAGATAATTAAAGATTTGTGAAGTTTAGGTATTCATTTCGAAAAGCTTTATAGTTTACATaagttccatacatttttactaaaaatatagaaaaaatgaaaacaaaaataaaggacTATTTTACGTGCATGTTTCGTGGTTCATGCATGCATATgctgttaaaaaaagaaaaaaaaaaaaagtgagtgCTTTCATTTAGTTATTGTTGCAAAAAGGTGTAAACATAGTGTGGCCCTCACGAATATGGGCTTAGATATTTTGTGtgtgtaaaataaaattcattacaTGTATCTCAAAATATTTACCATTTTCTCTTTTAATGTGGTGGTGAAATATTTGTAATGTTATCTTTCAGattaagtgaaaaaataaaaagttaatactaattttgggttgtgagcctttgaatatttccttttttattagtttttttttagtttttattggTGTAAAACTgaagaaaattgaaatatcagATAAGATGTATCCCATACGCCATCGGTCTCTTTGACGTGTTTAAGTTGTATGAAAGCGTTTTTTTGGTGCAACATGCCATAACTTCTCCGTAGTAGGAGGTGGTTGGGACATTTATTTAGGTTAATAAGTAATAATATGACTGGGGCCTATAAGTGCAatgaaattattaatatatatgtcgAGAGACACAGAGACTACAAAAACATTTGATagtattttatcaaatatacatattaaaattaaatttgttctcTAAACAATTTAGATTTGTAGAGACAATTAATGATTATTTCACATATATAGTAACAAAACAAGAGGAATCATGATGAGTTCCTATCATATATACCATCAACCTTCCAGTTTCATTCAATATTTCACTTTTGAGTCCTCGACTCCTCGATCAAAAAGGTCTTGCTCGAGCTTTTTATCTGCAAGAAAAAAGTATCGAATATAAAACATCGATAGAAAATACCGTTTTCTTACAGCTTTCTCACATTATTATACTACTTTCAATGATTTTTGAGTTATGATTAAGCAGGAATTTTGAAGATCACATATCCCACAACATGCATGCTAACACAAAGGGAAACATGCAGGTTCCATGTCTAACAAGTAATAAAATGTATACTTGAACCTCAACAACTATTCATTTGCTTATAAATGCTAAAAGGCATGCAAAGTATGGTTAATTATCTGGCAACTTTTGCCTTGTTTGGGCTGTAATTGTGAAAAGTCATGATCCTTAACCTACCAaacattaataattaaataactgGACTATGCCATCATTTTACCAAGCATGTCcagttatttaattattaataattagagtaATAACTGGACTATGTCATGATCCTTAACCTACCATACAATAGCAAAACATGCATGTGACTCACACTCCCCGTGCATGTCTATCACATATTGACCAATTGAAAAACAGGCATGCAGCAGAGAAGACTCGTTTCGATGGCGATGGACCACCAATCACCTGTTTTCGGTTAAATCCCACTACCAGTTCATCACAGATGGGGGATGTAGAGATCGGTGGAATCAACACATCTGGACCTTGCAGATTCCAACCAAAATTAGGATCTTCATCTGGACGTTGCTTCGAAAGAGACTTCTCACTTCTGACAGGCTGCTCACCAGAGGCATGTCCGTAGATCCGCTTTGTGTGCTATGCGGGGTTCTCCCAGAAAGCTGTGATCATCTTTTCGCTAACTGCATCTTTGTTCGCTTCCTTCTACTCTCTACTGGGGGCCTCGATGCACTTCTTGACACCACAGGAGCAGTGTGCAATTTTTGGGCAAAAGCATCGGAAACTACAAACGACATGTTGAAATTTAAAGGCTTAACTCATCTGGCGGCAACCTGGTGGGTCGTTTGGTCAGATAGAAACTCGGTCATCTTTCGGGACGCACCCCCAAACGCAGTCCACTCGGCGGGACGTATCAACAGTTTGATTCGAGACTGGAGTATACTAACCTGACCTAACTCTTNTAAACGAGCATGAATTTAACGAGGCTTCTTGTTTActtaattttcttctatttaataCAAGTCCATGATTATACGAAAAAAGTTGTTTGACAgcttaagtatatatatatatatatatatatatacactcgcTATCGTATCTTGAGGTTTTTCTGGGGGACTTGGATTCGGAATTTGAAATGGACTCGGAATGAATTAACATACACTGATAGTGACCAATTACTAATTACCAAGCGATAGAGAATGGAATGAATCATTATCGCCTTATAAGATCGAATGAGGTTTTATGTGGCAGATCAAAATCAAGAGGTTAATTAGGCAACTATTATCACTTTGAAATGAGAGTGAGAAAGACTGATTAAGTTATAATTTGTAGTTTTCACTTGTCCATTAGGTCTCATGATACCGAGCATGAATTTAACGAGGCTTCTggtttacttaatttttttctatttaatacaAGTTCATGACTACACGGAAACAACCGTTTGACCGCTTACGTATATAACTCGCTATCATATCTTGAGGTGTTTCTGGGGACTTGAATTCGGAATTTGATATGGACTCGGAATGAATTAACATACACTGATAATGACCAATTACTAATTTTGCCAAGCGATAGAGAACAGAATGAAAATGAATCATTATCGCACTTTTGCCTTATAAGAATGAGATTTGATATGGCAGATCAAAATCAAGAGATTAATTAGGCAACTATTATCATTATAAATGAGAGTCGTGAGCAAATTAAAGCATCTTAATTAATAGTGTAGATAGCTAGGTATATCAACTACTTAATTATTCATTAACAATGATTGATTACGCTTACCGGTTCACGGGAGCTGTTCTGGACCGTCGGTCTAGAAAGTCCGACCCGGCTTGGCCCGGCACAGATTTGGCCCTGGCC contains the following coding sequences:
- the LOC109725475 gene encoding 3-ketoacyl-CoA synthase 6-like, whose protein sequence is MSTSPNPSLELSGSLDLLKHVKLNYHSIFNRFLFFLLLMFMASRLSCNNFLRISVVFLYIATLYVKTRPRAVYLIDFACYKPPFWCRVPNASFLEHSREIIGEDRANFMMRVLERSGLGEETALPPLAHYIPPEASLGGSRDESELIIFTAVDDLFQKTGVDPKDINVVVVNCNSFAPMPSLASMIVNRYKLRADVRSFNLSGMGCSASPISIGLARDILRVQPDSTVLVFSTEIIVSPAWYTGTQRSMLIPNCLFRMGGAAILLSNRPRHRADAKYRLHHVVRTHIGADDKAYKCLYQVEDADGRLGISLSKEVMPISGQAMKRHLIELGQFVLPWWEQLLFVATLLRRSLIDPKAKVYTPEFRKAFEHICVHAGGRAVIDEVQMNLGLSAEQVEASRMALHRFGNTSSSSVWYELSYMEAKGRMKKGDRVWQIGLGSGFKCNSSVWECVKAMDKVDQGPWSGCIDRYPVEVPEVLKF